TCCCCCCACTTTAATACACAACCGGTATCTGGACAGAGAGCACAAATGAGACaagtttttgtttttagaaagcaAACCAGTCATTGGATCCCCTCAAAAATCAGAGGAGAAACGAGGGGAGAAGCGAAAAGCATCTGAGATGGATGACAATGGAAAAAAGGTACGGACAGCTGGACAGCAACCActttggggtgggaggaagcagaggcagTTTCAATTGTCTGTTCACTTTTGCCTTCCATCTGGAAAAGTCTTTGAAATCTTCCTATAGGTGCAccctaattaaaatgaaacataaaggCAGAAATAGCAGCAACAAGCCCCCTTGTAAAGGAGGTAGATGGCTGCAGCTCTCTTTTCCTGTCTGCAGAGCTGGCATAACTGGATTTGTCACGTTAAAGGCCAATACTGTGTGTTCACCCACCAACAATGTCCTGCTCCAGTAAGTGGTGTGCTTGCTGAGCAGCtgctcttcctgactgctgcaTACGGAAGAGTTGGGAGCTGTAAAAGGAGAGAACTGTCCTTTCTAGCCCATTGTGCAGCAAATTGTAGGAGTGGATTAAGAATCACTGAGCTACAATTTCCTGATAAGCCTGGAGTAGCTATTTTGATGTAAAAGCAGGTCCCCTCCCAGTGCGGTTATGTTCTCCTACTTTAACTAAGAAGCATCAGCTTGTAAAGACAAAGACATTAAGATCGTGTTTACTGGACCATGTCGGCATCATCACTGAGAGGAATAATGGGGTAATAATTCCCCTTAGCTGGGAAGCACTGTTCAGCTGTAACATCTGGCTTTCAGAGGAACTGTATGGGTGTTGCTCTTGCGTATGATTTAATGGCAGTCCAAAGAGCAACTTACAGTTATTAGGCATGGGATTAGAATGGTAAGCTCGGGAACTGCGAATGGACTCGTTCATGCCTCAAAGAATTTACTGTACTTTCTAGGCCAATCTAATGTTTTTGCCAACCTGTGCTTCTCATCCTCTTTCACAATATGCAGACACTGCTGGACATATTCACTGGTGTGAAGCTCTACCTATCGCCCTCTGTGAAGGACTTTGACAAGATCCGGCGGTACTTTATAGCATATGATGGGGATCTTGTGCCAGAGTTTGACACAGCCTCAGCAACGCATGTTATAGGGGACATTGATGAGAATCCTGATGCTAAGCGTGTGTCTCCCAACTGGATCTGGGAATGCATCCGGAAACGGAGACTGGTAGCCCCATGCTAGCAATGTGGGGCAGCTGACCAGTCTTGACACAAGAATTCCCTGAAGGAAACAGCTGAGAACTAGGTAGGTGGAAGAAATGGTGAGGTTCCTCTGTGGAGACACGGATAGAAATAAAATGCCCAAGTCTATCAGAGGTAGTTACAAAGATCCATAGCAACCATATGGAATTAATTAAAACAACCCTCTGAAGAAATGTCACTGCTGAATCCATTTTTCTGCCCATAATGTAGAACAATGCCCTTGTCTAGGTGCTGGCTTAGCCTCCTTGGGTTTTTAAAGTTTGGGTATTTTtatagataaagaaataaaaccgAAGCTGTTTCTCCTTTGCTGTCAGGACTTATTTTCCAAAGGTTATTCTCTGCTTGGACAAGAAAACAGACCACCAAATACGTGAAACTGTTGGCTGTAGTGCCAGGATAATTTTGCTGCATGGCTACAATTTGCATGAAGGACACACATCCTTCTGGtttgacttttctttcctgtcttctaACATTCAGCACAGGTCTGTATCCAGTAGCAGTTTATACCTCTGCCGTAGGTTTCATAATAAAACTAGGATAAGCTTCCATTACAGCAACTGCTGTAGCATTATCGAAGCATCCTCTTGGAGTGTTTGTTTTCTAGATTATGTTGCTCATGTGTTCTGCTATTCATGTTTCAACATGTAAAAGCTGAGAAAGGAACTCTACCATCTGGATCTTTTAGGATAGTTGAGAGACCTCCTTCTCTGAAGCTGTTCAAAACTATTCCAAGTACttgaatattaatgaaataaGAATGATAGGTTTTAGAAAGAGGGGTTCATTTTAACTTAACTATTTTGCAAATGTACCCTTTGTAATTTCACAAAGTTAAGATTGTACTGCTAAAAAGTTAGTGTTTTCAGTTAATGTTTTTCCTTCAACCTCTTCTGTACTTGTACCCCACCCTCTAATGATATTTAAGCACCTGGTATCCCAAGCCTTTTCTGGCTCAAGTTCAGAAGTAGCTGTAGGATCTCTGCTTTCTCTTAGCCTGTTGGCAACAGAGTCAGAAAACAAGGTCACCTAAATCACATTTCaactttattataaaattataaaccAAACTTCTGTACCAAAACTAGTAAGTTTAACCAGCATAGTACCAAGAGGATTTAATAGAGAATAACATGCCCTTTCAAGTAgaatattaacttttaaaatatttaaacaatgtACAGTGTACATAAAGcacataaatatttccatttactttattAGTTCAGATCATTATATTCCTTTGGATCATTAATGAGTTTCCTCCagattttgattttcctttaaaaacaactcAATTTTATCCATTTTTGCAAGAGAAACGCTGTAGtcaggcaaaaaaggaaaaaaaaaagagagagagtccTCCCTTCAGAAAGCACATTTCAGAGTCATAGGGTGGGTGTATCTTCTCCTTCCTAAAACTTCAGGCATTGATCTGCAACTTGGTTTATCTGCTGTAAAAAATAAGCCTACCCTCTACAAGTAAAAGTACATCTGTCCACAGGGGAATAATCTTCTTCCTGCTAAATTCCCCCAGCCCTGAGTTTATTGAAAAATATGACAACATGAATTTTCACAGTGAATTTACTAAATGAGGCTGTTCAACACTGTATGTGTATTCCTGTACCTCTCAAAGAGGTCCCTGTGAACCTCTTGAAGAGTAAATACAGTCACTGCTtacctgcaatattttttttttttaacatgatgtATTGAATTGTACCAGTACTCTTCTCATGCTGGAAGCTGTTAAACTGTAAGCCAAAGATTAGAGAACAACCTGAACAGGGGAAGAGGTAAAACTCAGAATCTTTTTTAGTTCAATAAACCTCAGCAGCTGTTGCATTTCTGTGGAGTTCAGAGACCACCTCAATAGTGCAGAGGTTCTGCTACCTACCGAGTGACAGATTTCTTCATCTTAAGGGCTTTTTTGATTCCAACTTGGAGAGCAGAGACCCTCCACTCCACACCAATTGAGAAGTGAGTTGCTACTCATGCAATATTCCATGTTAAAGATTATGGAAGTTTAATTTGCTGTTAACATATATTACCACTTACTGCAAAAGCAGATGGCTTTGGTGATCATTTCTGTAACTACACTTCCACTACTCCAGAAGCTGTAAGTGgacactggtttttttttttacactgttccTCTGCTGGCAGCCATGCAGAGATTCAGTTTGAACACTGAGTGATCACCCCTGCCCCCCATAAAGGGGAAAGCTAGACAGGAAAAAACCTGCAGCAGAAGGTACTCAACTTCAcaaatgacttgaaatgaaatgagtATATAGTCCCACAGTGGCTGAAAACTTAAGGCATCAAGATTCTGAAACTTAGCTGTGTTACCAGCCAAATGGGAGTGAATGCTTGCTGAGGGAAAAATATGCCAGTAAGTTACAATTTTCTCTAGCAAGGCTTCCAAATGAATGTGCTGTTCATGAGGATAGCTGTAAGGGCTTGCAATTGTCACGTATCAGATCACAGAATCTCCTATCCACCCTCACATGCAGAAAGAgtacaaaataaattgcttttgatAAGGAGTCTGAATGTAACAGGACTAAAATTGAGCAAaggggaggatggggggaagCCGATTAGTAAACAGAAGCATCCACAATGATGATCACTCATTGATTCAAGGGAGATaaagtttgctttctttcatgtctcccctctaaaaagaaaaagtcacctGTACTTAAATACGATTGTGTAGCAATGGAATCCATACTGCTATTTAGCTGTATGTTTTCCTCACTAAACCCTCTAAGAGACCCAAGCCTTAGATTTGTAGCTCCTTAATCAAGTGAAGtcagttcagttttaaaatgatTGCTGGCATATAGTGTAAGGAAGCCTGTAAAGTCAAAGGAACAACAGTCAAACCAGAAATCTCCCTCTCACTGGCATGTAAACAGAAAACCACCACCCCACAAGGTAAGGCTGTACGTTTCACAGAGTCTCACTCCCCTTACATTTTTCAATAACACAAAGTCCATCTTCaaataaaattacacatttttccaCAATTGCACTAGGCTAGAATTATGCATATTCTAAACAGGGAATGAGTGGCAGTCTGCCTGTCCTGCAAGCATAAGAATttaacattaacaaaaaaaataaaattaacaagcaCAGTAGAattttaatctttgaaaataaaattgttgctgGGTGTATAGCCtaagcagcaaaacaaatgtcACTTTCTGAGACTCCAGTCCACTTTTGTTTACTATTCCGGGGAAAATAGGAAGCCTCTGAATCTGATCTTCATGGTGGGAAGCCAAGCATCCATTTATCCCCAACACTAGTGGATCAAGTTATTCTAGAATGTGGGTTGTTAATGatttctgtgtctgctgctggCAGTAAGCTCCAAGGAGTCCAGGCACTGTGGTGTAAAGCACTATAGTGGGAAGAGCACAGCCAGGCATGGCTTGAGTAAGAGCAATTTTCCCCAGGCTTCAGCCTTCCCTTGCTTCCAGCTTCCAATGGGGTCCATATGCTAATCTCTGACCTAACTATCTGTAGCGATTTTGACCATTTCTCTTAACAGCAGATGAGGCTTTAAGGCATCGCCAGTCTTCCTTACACTCACTTAGGACTTAAAGACATGGACAGCCCTTATCACATACTGCCTGCATATGGGACATTCGCTCATCCGCTTCCCACACTTGGTGCAAGTGACCATGTGGCCGCATTCTAGAAGGACACAGTCAATGGGTGCGTCCATGCAGATTTTGCAGAGGTTGTCCTCCGTGCCAGGGAGCCCAGCACCACCTGAGTAAACGAGAGACCACGGTTTGCATGAGGCAAAGAAAGGTATGTCATTTTTGTGCAATCTGTGAGTTGGCTTTATCAAAGGGCCTCCCTAATGTACTTTTGCACACTGAAGGTCTGGAAAAAAATTCCCCTTGAGTCTACACTGATGTGGATATATCTGCTCCATTAACTGGCAAGGAGCAGAACGTTTTAGCTTTTGCACAGTAATTTCTGTGTGATGCAAACAGAAATACCACTAAGATTCTTAGCAATGAGGCGAATGAAGCAACATAGGTCTTTTcccaagtgacaggatgagaggaaatggcctcaagttgcggcaggggaggtttagactggatattgggaaatttcacttcaccgaaagggttgtcaagcattgggacaggctgcccagggaagtggttgagtcgccatccctggaggtatttaagagagacatttggatgtggtgcttagagacatgatgtagtggtgggcttggcagtgctaggttaagggttggactcgatgatcttaagggtccttttccaacctatacgattctgtgattaagaATATCACTTACCAGTTTGATCGTCAGTGTCAGAAACTGCAACATAAGAAGAGAAAGTGATTTGGTGAGAAtaagagaagctggaaaaaaatttacTCAAGCAGTATTATGAAGCAGGAGATGAAAGCCTTGAAGGGAGATTACTAAACCAGAACTGCTTTTTGCTGATCCCCATGCAGAGGTTCAAGCTGAACCTGATGACGATAGGTTGGTTCAACGGGCAAGAAACTTTCTCTTTTACTGAGCTTACACAATAGCTAACGCTTCACAAAGATAAGCAGCTATGTAAAGTGATGTATCAATTTTTAAGGCAGCCTTGGAATTTATGCAGTGTTTGGCTTCCTAGAACTACACTTTCAGTAGCCCCTTGTGCCAGTTTCTTTGGTGTTACACAATCTCACCAATACTGTTGAGCACAGCTGAGACACACAGGCAACAGTGATTAAGAGCAAAGGATAAATTCTGTCAAAAGCACAAGATACAAtgaaagaagaataataaaaccaaagcacTTGTCTTTTATCATTCATAGAGGACAAAGCTTAGAGAGATGTGCTTAAGAAAACAACACTACTTTGGACAACACTGAGAAACAAACCTATCTATGAAATCAAAGTGATAAAATACGTTTCTCTTGTAAATAATTTACAAGTATATGTCTTTTTTAACTAATCACCTAGAATTGCTAACTGGCACCTGAAAGTCAAGCCAGATACATTCTCTGTGCACCTCTATCACACCGCTATACCTGCATCAGTCAATTGTGCAGGCCCAGCAGGAACACTCTTGTGATCAAGAGGACAGAGTCGAATCACAGATAACCACAACTGTTCAGCAGTGGGAGCCACCGTCACTGAGCACATGCCCGCTCCACGTTGCCTGGCAGCTTTTTGGTGGCATGTTCCTGCTAGGGCAAGGCATTTTCCTGCTCGCTTTGCCAGTTACCGTGAGTCAACAGATAAGAGCTCACCCCAGCGCTTACAGCCATCCATCTGCAGTCGTGCATCAGCTGTTCTGTGGGTGATGCAGTGACCAGCGCGATCTGCCACAGCTATACAGAATCCCGAGATGAAGGGCACACAGTTCTCATTTGTTGCTACTACAGGGAAGTCATGCTCCAGAGCTACCGTAATGCTCTCTTCTTAAACAAGTACAAGTTGTGGTGAGTAGAGTTGAGTTACTTTCACTCTAACATGCATATCAGAAACACTCCCTCCATTCTCCTCACTTGCACGAAACAGAAATGTAAGGTAAGTTCTATTCCCTTCTGCAACTGTCTGTAGAAAGGGAAAATCTGGAGAACGGGTACATGCTTGCTAAGTTTCTTACCTAGATGTTGAAGGTCTTTCTCTTTATAAAGACGAGTCACCCTCTCTAGCAGCTCCCACTTTTCACAGCAGCCTTTGTAGTTGACAAAGTTGCGAGCAAGGATTTCCTTCAGCTGTCGCACAGAGAGTGCATTGATGTCTCCGATGCTTGTTAGATCAGAGAGAGAAGCCTTCCTCCCCTGCACCAGGTTATCTTCTGAGTCAGTAGACTGGAAGAGAACAAAGATGGAATGATTCTTGCCCTCGACACCTAGCACTACAACTTAAATCAACTTTCAATACGTGCACTAGCAGGAATTCATGTTTGGATGTACATATAACTGCTTACTCTGTAAATTCCTTCATCTATCAGAAACACAAGTCCTAGGacggaaataaataatttctattattaTAGTGTCCAAGCAACACCAGTTCTTTCTATATGCGGAGGACAAGACGATGCTGAAGAAAAGGGTTCATTTGGTCTGCCAGTGATCAGTCTGAATTACTGTTTGGCCACTCATCTCTGCAGTAATGATTCTGTGGTGTCAAATACAGCCTAGAAAACCTGGTATTCTTTGTCATCTAATTCCAGGACACACAAACCTGTGTCTCCTCCTCTGTTGGtgcttctgctgcattttcaacTCCTGTCATACCGACTTGGCTTGGAGGCACATAACCATTTGCCTAGAAGAGGAAATAAAGCTTTCACCACCAGCATATCTCTGTGCATCGAAAGGGAAATAAGCTCAATAGTTCAGCGTAACTGCAAACCCTGCCCACTGGAAGGACAAACTGCAGCACAAGGTAAAAACGAGGCACACTCACAGAAGGTACTTCCTGTGCAGCACTTACAAGAACAAATAAACTTTAAACAAGTAAAACTTTTTGAAACTGAAGTGCAGCATCTGACCCTTTAAAGCCTCGTTTTATTTAAACCCTGATAGAGTACTTGTACAGTAAGATCCCACAGATCCCCCAAGTTCTTGTGAGACTGGATCAGGAGGAGAccacgtgtatgtgtgtgtgtgtgtgtatatgcaatCTTTCACTGGAGTGTTGCAGTGTGACATGGTGTGATATCACAGCTCTGATGGCACATGAGCTATATCAGCATATCAGCTGATGGCTCTGTATAAGACTCCTCTGTAACACAGCTCAAAGTCTACAGGTCATCTTCAAAGTAACCACACAGAAACACCTCCTCAGGTGGGTTCTGGACTGGACGAGTAGGAGATACTAAGTGAAGGACCAGCAGCGACAAAGCTGGAGAATGAGAAGGGGCAGTTGCTTTGGCACTTGATAAAATGGAAGGAACTGCAGTGTAATTCTAACCGACTTGCCCTCGGCAGCTATCGGTCCCCTCTGTGGTTTCCCTACTGACAAAGACGACTGTAATGTTACCATCCTACTTATCTAAGTGGTGACTTGTtaatatttacaaagcaaaagaataaCAACAATGAAAGAGCCTGAACTGTAGCAGGATGCCATGCAAGTAGAGACAAGAAGCTGAAGTGTATCGTGGGGCAGTAAGGAAAGACAACAGAGCTGAATTCGCTGGTAAAAATTGGCATGGCAATATCCAGAAAACCAGAGAATGAAAAGGCCTTTTAATGATTTGTAAAAAATGTCCTCCCAGGAAAACTCTTCTTTTGTACTAGATGTACCTGCTGAGGCAGCAGAAGGTGCATACACTTTCACAGCTCTGGCCCACAAGGAACAAGATACACCTATTAACTTCGTAACAGGACTAGGAGCAGATGTCAAACACTGAGTAAACTTCCCATACCAGATAGCAGGAAGACAAACAAAGCAAagtcaataaaaaataattaagctcAAATGCCCCTGACAAGGCTGGTCGGAACAGCAGGGTTCATCATAAACTGAAGACTTAACAACAGACTGAGGCTGTCTTCTATTGATCTGAGTGCAGAAGACACCAAAAACCTCTCCCATCTCACAATCATCTTTCTCATCAGTTTCAGTTCCAAAATTGCTTTAAACTGTGCTTGCTGCTTTGCACACGAATTAAAGAACAATAGCAACCATTTCATCTAACACCTACATACAATTGTCAGAACAACAAGATAGACTGTGCACCAACACAGGCATCAAGTACCAGAGGAACCAGTCACAGGAGTATCCAGCGGCAATGGCAAGTGTGGACCAGAGCACCAGAGAAAACATCTCAGAACAGCGATGTTCTCAGAGTGAATGTTCAATATATTCAACGCTGCCCACCAAATTAAATTCCACTCGTGCAGAAAGGGAATAGCACGTCAAAGTTGGTGACAGCAAGTCACAGTTTTACACAGCAAGGCAGTGTAAAATAACTCATTCTACTTTCCTAATTATTCTGTAAGAAAGTTTGAGGTCCccacttcaaaattaaaagcaaacctGAGAAGAGCATGTATAAAATGCAACTGAAGTCATCTTTTGTCATCTGTTCTAAACAGAAGCCCTCCTTGCTTTTTAAGCAGGCACCTTTAACGTAAAATTTTTTTGGCACATTATCGACTTGAAAAACCTTGTGCAACATGTTAGTAGCTACtccaaaaataaagatgaatgaGTTTGCAAAAGATGCTTCTGTCTAGAGACTGTACCTGTTGATGTTCCTGAGCTAGTGAACTTGAGACGGGATCTGCAGACATGGGAGATGCATCATGTGAGGTAGAAGATGCTATGCTGGTTGGTGGGAGAATCACAAAGTCTTGCTGTCCAGAGGCACTAGTATTAAATTGATTTGTTCTTATCTGATCTTCCTGGGTAATTACAGGCTGCTGGCCAAGAATCAGAAATACCAGGTCCTCCTTTTCACGACACAACTCTGTGGAAATCTCACGGAGTGCCAAATAGTCTCGCAGATCCTTCACCTTCATCTTTATCAACTCTTCCCGCTGAAAAGCTGTGGCTCGGAAACGCTGGCATAGATGGCAGAGAAGGGGACCACCTTCAGGCTGGTTTGAGCAGGATGTACAAAAATTCTTCTTGCAGTCCAAGCAGATGTGCTGGTAAGGAGAAGGGAACAGAATCAAATCGATCCACCATGACCGGCACCAGAGGTGCACAACAACCGCAGGCAGTGCTCCCCTACCCTCTGTGAGCCAAAGTAAGTAGTAGCCTCTGTTAAAAACCTTCTAATTTATGAAAAAGTGCCAAGTCTGTTACTCGTGTTCCTAGATGATGATCCCATGATCATCCTAGATCATTCCTAGATCCCATGAGCAGATCACTAGATTCCTCACAGTTCTTAGCAAAGCGCTATTTACACTCCATTTACCCAGAATGAAATATTCTGTTCGTAGACAATTCCCTCGAACGACAGGAGTTTTCTGCACCTTATTCCAGACCTGTTCATCCAGTTTAAGCCACAGATGAAGTCAGGAGATATCTATGAGGCAGCAGACTTTCAAGTAAATTACAACTAGTTATGCATTGCTTTATAAAACAATGAAACATTGCTCTGTGCATTAAGCAAGCTCTAGCATTGGAGGGAACTACTTAAAAACATTTCTCTATTTCATAAATTTAATACTTGCTAtgagtgacacccccccccctttttttgtccCTCCAATTTGCTGCAATCACTCAATGAATCTTTTTTTCACCataagaggaaaaggaaacagcaaggCTTAGTATCTGACAGACATCAAAGAACTCAACATTTATTTATGCAATAAAAATAGCcagcttattttgaaaataatatgcaCAGTGCGTGCCAGTTAGGTGCTAGACAGAAAGCGTTGGAAGCTTTGGAAATATTAGGCCCCAGATGTTTAAAACTTTACAGATTAAATTCTGTTGTTTCATGTTTCTATTTTATACTGTTCTGGTCTCGTCACTCAGGGCTCTATTTTCAGAAGTTCCAAGCACTCACAGTCCCTGTTGACTTCCGCAGAAACTTGACTGTTCAACACTTTGGAAAGTCAAATTCTACGTTTTCCAATAGGAATAGCAGCAGAACAGCCGCATTACGTGCCTTTTAAAAAGTCCTGAGGGAAGAAAGAACTGGTTTCAGTGCTGGTTAAAAATGCTAATTCACAAACTCAGAGAAGACAAGCGTCTCTATGAAATCCTGACATCCTGACCCTTCAGAGCTGTGCAAGGAAAAATACACATGCAGAGTTGGAGAAGCAACAAATACAAGCTCggagacaaaaaaaattgtttcactAATTGCTTCTAGTGATTAGAAGACATTTTTAACGTCACAGTTCAAAGAAAGCAGATGtttctcatgttttaaaatgtgtaataCGTACTTGCTTACATAAGCTCCTTCTGATCCCCTTTACAGCCTGGCAGCCCCCTTGCCCCACACACACCCTTACAATTATAACCAACAGACTTCTCATTTAGGCCCTGTAATAGACTTACAATGACAATTAGTGGAAAGAATCCCAATTTCCTGCCTAAGCATTTTAAGACATGAAAATTTTTACCACAGAGAGAATCTCTGGTCATGCAAACTTGAAACCTCATCTCAAAATTGCTGTTTGGGGGCCTGCCAAGTAAAAGTGACTCATCAATCACAAAGCAAGACAGGAAGGGCAATTTCCACATACCATccagttttgaaaagttttccttAACTTGGTCATTATAAAAAACATTAGTATGTATCAGACTTTTTTTGACCCTACGATTGCAGGAGCAATCCAGTTTCTCAGGAAATTTTCAGGGCAGAGACAGGAACTACTGGTTACGCATGTGTCTAGAGCAGGGGAACAAACACTCCACAAAGGCAGAGTAATGGAAAATAACCCCGTTAACAACGCTTTCCCTCTCTCAATCACCCATCTCTGACAGGGGAGCAATCagaagaactgaggaaaaaagaaaaaccaacaaaaaccaaaaaccaaacaaccctgCTTTACTCTGGCAGGGGGAAGCGTCCCCCGTGCTCTGCAGCCTGCCAAACTGGCTCCAAAGGGAACCACTGTATGGCCAAGGACCTTCCAGCCAGAAAACCCCTACTTGAGTACTGACGCGTTTAGATATCACGTAAGCGAGCACAGTACAAGGGCTGCATTATCCAACATGGGGTTTGCAAGCAATTAACAGTAATAACGCGAGTCTGCCTTAGTTATCAAATGATACCTTTGAGaagtcaaaacaaaaccaggcatgTCTCTGGCTTACCAGTTCACCACTAGGATtcatcttcagagaaaaaaaaattccccagcCTGTATCTGAGCATCAAGTATTTAAACATGCACAGAAGTTGTTTGCCGCGTCTCAGTATTAAGCAGCTTTTACAGCTTCGATATATTTGTTGAACTCTGACTGAAAGGGCAACGATTGAAGACACTGTTCTCTTCAGTACAATTGGTTTCAAATGTTGTTGTAAATTAAATCCTGTTACTAGAAGGTCAGACCACTTCTGAATGATGCTTACGAACTGGCAGCACAATCACAGAATGGtcaaacagaaatactttaaatcaGAAGCCTGTCCAGAATGGAAGCTGTTCCTGGTTGTTTGCTCTAACAGCTAGTCTCCCAGAGATACCAGGATGGGGCTTTGATACACTTGGCTCTTCTCTGTATGCaggataaaatgcagaaatgccaACATTCAAGCTTTCACTATGGCTACTGTTGTTCGGGgagtttttttaatcttagacTCTAGCTTGCCAGGAGCTTTTTCTGTAAGTatgcaaagaaaagcatcttCCTGAAAATGTCAGCCAATTT
This DNA window, taken from Mycteria americana isolate JAX WOST 10 ecotype Jacksonville Zoo and Gardens chromosome 15, USCA_MyAme_1.0, whole genome shotgun sequence, encodes the following:
- the RFFL gene encoding E3 ubiquitin-protein ligase rififylin isoform X3 → MLFTITMWASCCNWFCLDGSPEEMQPQPQQGARAQAYSNPGYSSYPSPTASEQSCKGCGVHFDSSSRKHICLDCKKNFCTSCSNQPEGGPLLCHLCQRFRATAFQREELIKMKVKDLRDYLALREISTELCREKEDLVFLILGQQPVITQEDQIRTNQFNTSASGQQDFVILPPTSIASSTSHDASPMSADPVSSSLAQEHQQANGYVPPSQVGMTGVENAAEAPTEEETQSTDSEDNLVQGRKASLSDLTSIGDINALSVRQLKEILARNFVNYKGCCEKWELLERVTRLYKEKDLQHLGGAGLPGTEDNLCKICMDAPIDCVLLECGHMVTCTKCGKRMSECPICRQYVIRAVHVFKS
- the RFFL gene encoding E3 ubiquitin-protein ligase rififylin isoform X5, whose protein sequence is MLFTITMWASCCNWFCLDGSPEEMQPQPQQGARAQAYSNPGYSSYPSPTASEQSCKGCGVHFDSSSRKHICLDCKKNFCTSCSNQPEGGPLLCHLCQRFRATAFQREELIKMKVKDLRDYLALREISTELCREKEDLVFLILGQQPVITQEDQIRTNQFNTSASGQQDFVILPPTSIASSTSHDASPMSADPVSSSLAQEHQQSTDSEDNLVQGRKASLSDLTSIGDINALSVRQLKEILARNFVNYKGCCEKWELLERVTRLYKEKDLQHLVSDTDDQTGGAGLPGTEDNLCKICMDAPIDCVLLECGHMVTCTKCGKRMSECPICRQYVIRAVHVFKS
- the RFFL gene encoding E3 ubiquitin-protein ligase rififylin isoform X2 — encoded protein: MWASCCNWFCLDGSPEEMQPQPQQGARAQAYSNPGYSSYPSPTASEQSCKGCGVHFDSSSRKHICLDCKKNFCTSCSNQPEGGPLLCHLCQRFRATAFQREELIKMKVKDLRDYLALREISTELCREKEDLVFLILGQQPVITQEDQIRTNQFNTSASGQQDFVILPPTSIASSTSHDASPMSADPVSSSLAQEHQQANGYVPPSQVGMTGVENAAEAPTEEETQSTDSEDNLVQGRKASLSDLTSIGDINALSVRQLKEILARNFVNYKGCCEKWELLERVTRLYKEKDLQHLVSDTDDQTGGAGLPGTEDNLCKICMDAPIDCVLLECGHMVTCTKCGKRMSECPICRQYVIRAVHVFKS
- the RFFL gene encoding E3 ubiquitin-protein ligase rififylin isoform X1 — encoded protein: MLFTITMWASCCNWFCLDGSPEEMQPQPQQGARAQAYSNPGYSSYPSPTASEQSCKGCGVHFDSSSRKHICLDCKKNFCTSCSNQPEGGPLLCHLCQRFRATAFQREELIKMKVKDLRDYLALREISTELCREKEDLVFLILGQQPVITQEDQIRTNQFNTSASGQQDFVILPPTSIASSTSHDASPMSADPVSSSLAQEHQQANGYVPPSQVGMTGVENAAEAPTEEETQSTDSEDNLVQGRKASLSDLTSIGDINALSVRQLKEILARNFVNYKGCCEKWELLERVTRLYKEKDLQHLVSDTDDQTGGAGLPGTEDNLCKICMDAPIDCVLLECGHMVTCTKCGKRMSECPICRQYVIRAVHVFKS
- the RFFL gene encoding E3 ubiquitin-protein ligase rififylin isoform X4, which encodes MLFTITMWASCCNWFCLDGSPEEMQPQPQQGARAQAYSNPGYSSYPSPTASEQSCKGCGVHFDSSSRKHICLDCKKNFCTSCSNQPEGGPLLCHLCQRFRATAFQREELIKMKVKDLRDYLALREISTELCREKEDLVFLILGQQPVITQEDQIRTNQFNTSASGQQDFVILPPTSIASSTSHDASPMSADPVSSSLAQEHQQANGYVPPSQVGMTGVENAAEAPTEEETQSTDSEDNLVQGRKASLSDLTSIGDINALSVRQLKEILARNFVNYKGCCEKWELLERVTRLYKEKDLQHLASLILTKSLSLLMLQFLTLTIKLVVLGSLARRTTSAKSAWTHPLTVSF